The Cystobacter fuscus DSM 2262 genome includes a region encoding these proteins:
- a CDS encoding TlpA family protein disulfide reductase — protein MAAVLATGSALAAPPEAVPMNATLWDSRGREVALSQWRGKPVILFYEDRHSTTLNASLKDALFNRGREMGLLQAAWVVAVANLESFNFFPARDIALSHVRGEEKKWGVPILVDLEGVLGDAPWKLPKKTSSVMLLSADGRIVYSHSGRLDEEDMDVFFGHLSTLLGVNMTGAPRDAHP, from the coding sequence ATGGCCGCAGTCCTGGCCACCGGCTCCGCCCTCGCCGCACCCCCGGAGGCCGTGCCGATGAATGCAACCTTGTGGGATTCCCGTGGAAGAGAAGTGGCCCTGTCCCAGTGGCGGGGAAAACCCGTCATTCTGTTCTACGAGGATCGCCACTCGACGACACTCAACGCCTCGTTGAAGGACGCGCTGTTCAACCGGGGACGGGAGATGGGGCTGTTGCAGGCGGCGTGGGTGGTGGCGGTGGCCAACCTGGAGTCCTTCAACTTCTTTCCCGCGCGGGACATCGCGCTGTCACACGTGCGCGGCGAGGAGAAGAAGTGGGGCGTGCCCATCCTCGTGGACCTGGAGGGCGTGTTGGGCGACGCGCCCTGGAAGCTGCCGAAGAAGACGTCCTCGGTGATGCTGCTGAGCGCGGACGGCAGGATCGTCTACAGCCACTCGGGCCGCTTGGATGAAGAGGACATGGACGTGTTCTTCGGACACCTGAGCACGCTGCTCGGCGTGAACATGACGGGCGCGCCGCGGGACGCCCATCCATGA
- a CDS encoding TIGR01777 family oxidoreductase, with the protein MKVALSGASGLLGPPLVRRLLDAGHAVHVLARDVKRALGRLPPGVTGSFFDATTPLSPEALAGAEAVVHLAGEPVAQRWTAAARQRIQDSRVVGTRLLVEALRTAGTVRHFVSASAIGYYGADRGEEPLTETGAPGDDFLAWVCRGWEAEALEAEHAGIRTVVARIGVVLHPSGGALGTMLPLFRLGLGGRMGSGRQYLSWVHLEDAVGLLHHALEREDLRGPMNVTAPEPVTNARFAQALGAALGRPALVPVPAFALKLALGDMSVTALGGQRVLPERARETGYAFRQPELSEALRSLLG; encoded by the coding sequence ATGAAGGTCGCCCTCAGTGGAGCGAGCGGGCTGTTGGGCCCGCCCCTGGTGCGGCGGCTGCTGGACGCGGGCCACGCGGTGCACGTGCTGGCGCGAGACGTGAAGCGCGCGCTCGGGCGGCTGCCGCCGGGGGTGACGGGCTCCTTCTTCGACGCCACCACGCCCCTGTCGCCCGAGGCCCTGGCGGGAGCGGAGGCCGTGGTGCACTTGGCGGGCGAGCCCGTGGCGCAGCGCTGGACGGCCGCCGCGCGCCAGCGCATCCAGGACAGCCGGGTGGTGGGCACGCGGTTGTTGGTGGAGGCCCTGCGCACGGCGGGCACGGTGCGCCACTTCGTCTCCGCCTCGGCCATTGGCTACTACGGGGCGGACCGTGGCGAGGAGCCCCTGACGGAGACGGGAGCACCCGGAGACGACTTCCTCGCGTGGGTGTGCCGGGGCTGGGAGGCCGAGGCGCTGGAGGCCGAGCACGCGGGCATCCGCACGGTGGTGGCGCGCATCGGCGTGGTGCTGCACCCCTCGGGCGGCGCGCTCGGGACGATGCTCCCCTTGTTCCGGCTGGGCCTGGGGGGACGCATGGGCTCGGGGCGGCAGTACCTGAGCTGGGTGCACCTGGAGGATGCCGTGGGGCTCCTGCACCACGCGCTGGAGCGGGAGGACCTGCGGGGGCCCATGAACGTGACGGCGCCCGAGCCGGTGACGAACGCGCGCTTCGCCCAGGCACTGGGGGCGGCGCTGGGACGGCCGGCCCTGGTGCCGGTGCCCGCCTTCGCGCTGAAGCTCGCGCTGGGGGACATGTCCGTCACGGCGCTCGGCGGCCAGCGTGTGCTGCCCGAGCGGGCCCGGGAGACGGGCTATGCCTTCCGCCAACCCGAGCTGTCCGAGGCGCTGCGCTCCCTGCTTGGCTGA
- a CDS encoding polyprenyl synthetase family protein, whose product MGPTPFIAAAPRLAPSVERTWVALVRAQVEGALAELLVLPDEARLDEGWARALGQTRAQLSRSPQQMRPALLLAGYCLARGSTVVPAGLWRFAAGLELLHASRALHSDVLAFSRPRPEGAPLHARLAPGPAGGHLAVVVGDHLFARGLEVMMEADVPGAVQASQYCLRMDRSTVPGLFRREQGGVLAEQGGARQALRLARLRMVREGLATALVCGAMLAGAEDSLRLRLARVGCGLGLATLLRQESANLLEVPWGGPGDFVLGRCTFPLMAAWSRSRPEARAELEALWNLPREQKDAAVLSRVRVLVDEAGGRSATERIAARAAHGAVRALAALPNPQGLRDLMRALVGPSSLPMV is encoded by the coding sequence ATGGGGCCCACGCCGTTCATCGCCGCTGCACCCAGGTTGGCTCCCTCCGTGGAGCGGACGTGGGTGGCGTTGGTGCGGGCCCAGGTGGAGGGCGCCCTGGCCGAGCTGTTGGTGCTTCCGGACGAGGCAAGGTTGGACGAAGGGTGGGCAAGGGCACTCGGCCAGACGAGGGCTCAGCTGTCCCGCTCTCCCCAGCAGATGCGCCCGGCGCTGCTGCTGGCGGGCTATTGCCTCGCACGAGGCTCCACGGTGGTGCCCGCGGGCCTGTGGCGCTTCGCCGCGGGCCTCGAGTTGCTGCATGCCTCGCGGGCCCTCCACTCCGACGTGCTGGCGTTCTCTCGGCCGCGCCCGGAGGGAGCACCGCTGCACGCGCGGCTCGCGCCGGGACCCGCGGGAGGGCACCTGGCGGTGGTCGTGGGAGATCACCTCTTCGCCCGCGGGCTGGAAGTGATGATGGAGGCGGACGTGCCGGGAGCCGTGCAGGCGAGCCAGTACTGCCTGCGGATGGATCGCTCCACGGTGCCGGGCCTCTTCCGCCGGGAGCAGGGCGGGGTGCTGGCGGAGCAGGGTGGCGCGCGTCAGGCGCTGCGGCTCGCCCGCCTGCGGATGGTGCGCGAGGGGCTCGCCACCGCCCTGGTGTGCGGCGCGATGCTGGCGGGCGCGGAGGACTCCCTGCGGCTGCGGCTGGCGCGCGTGGGGTGCGGCCTGGGGCTCGCCACCCTGCTTCGTCAGGAGTCCGCGAACCTGCTCGAGGTGCCCTGGGGCGGCCCTGGCGACTTCGTACTGGGGCGATGCACCTTCCCGTTGATGGCCGCCTGGTCGCGCTCGCGACCCGAGGCGCGCGCGGAACTCGAGGCCCTGTGGAACCTGCCCCGCGAGCAGAAGGACGCCGCCGTGCTGTCGCGGGTGCGCGTCCTGGTGGACGAGGCCGGGGGCCGCTCGGCCACCGAGCGCATCGCCGCGCGGGCGGCGCACGGCGCGGTGCGGGCGCTCGCCGCATTGCCCAATCCCCAAGGCCTGCGCGACCTGATGCGGGCGCTCGTGGGTCCGTCGTCCCTGCCGATGGTTTGA